Genomic window (Mesorhizobium sp. M4B.F.Ca.ET.058.02.1.1):
CGCTTGGGTGTTTTCCAAGGCCGCAAAACGGCCCGGCAAGGTGGCGGTGTTTGTCGGAAGCCATCGCTTCCAGGCGCATGCGACGCGGGAAACGGCCTTTCGTGCCTATTTTCGTGAGAACGCGCCCAAATTCGAGGTGCTTGATCCGCTCGTGAACCTTGATGAACGGCAGCTCACTTACGAAAAATTGCTGGATCTTATGCAGCGGGAACCAGAGCTCGTCGGCTTCTATATGGCCGGCGGGGGTATAGAGGGAGCAATTTCCGCGCTCCGAGAAGAGGGGAGCGGTCAGGATCTCGTCGCGATCGTGAGTGAAATGACGCCGCAGTCACGTGGGGCGCTTGCGGATGACATCTTGACGATGGCGGTCGGCACGCCAATGCGCCGACTTTGCCAGGAGCTGATAATGGCAATGGAGCGGGCCATCAAAGCCGGCGTCGCGGAGAGCCCGGGGCAGACATTTCTGCCGTTCGACATTTATCTTCCGGAAAATATTTGACCTTGATGGATTTCTATCATGAGCGCCCATTTTCCTTTCACCGATGAAAGGAAAGCTCGATTGACTCGGCCGTCTCTGTCCGATCTGTGAACCGGCGTGGTTCCGTCTTGAAAGAAGCCGGATGCCGAAATGGCAGCCGCGCTTCATGGAAGGAAAGTCAAGCAATGCGCCAGGTATCGCCCCGCTTTGCACTCGATCACATGGCGGCGCCCCGCCTTGACGTCAGTGCGCTTTTCGCGCTTGCCCGTGACCAAGGCCTGACCGACGTCCAAATCCGTTACCCTCATTTCAGCAATCCTGTCGCACGCGGCATTCCGGCTGCGGACGTCCGGTTTGCCGCTACCGAAGCGGGCATCACGATCATCTCTGTCAACGCCTTGCAGCGGTTCAACGACTGGACTCCAACGCGTCAGGCCGAGGCAAGCAACCTCGCCGATTATGCGACGGCGTGCGGGGCGGAGACGCTCGTTTTGGTGCCGGCCAACCGCAGCTCGTGGCCCACCAATAGCGAGCGCCAGGACAATCTTCGTTTCGCTCTAAACGAGATCAAGCCAATCCTCCAGTCGCGGGGTCTGATCGGTCTTATCGAGCCGCTGGGTTTCCGAACCTGCTCGCTTCGATCAAAGAAGGAAGCGGCCGAGGCCGTTGCCGCGGTTGATGGCCAGTCCGTCTTTCGCCTCGTGCACGACACGTTCCACCACACCCTGGCCGGGGAGACATGCCTGTTCTGCGAGCTTACCGGCCTGGTGCACATTTCAAGCGTAAACGACCCGACCTTCTGGATTTACCCCGATCGCTTTCTTGCAGGTTCCGACAATGGCAGCCAGATTCAGGCGCTGCTGGATGGCGGCTACGCGGGACCTTTCTCGTTCGAGCTGGTCGAGGAAGTCCATTCTCTGGACGATCTCGCAGGCGCACTTGCCGCCAGCATCGACTTTATCCGGCGAGGGCTATTGTCGTCAGAGTAGATGGTGACAGGAGTAGTGACTATAGGTGCGCCTGAATTTTCCGTGGGTTCACAGCGGGACAGCCATCCGAGATGCCTCTTGCATCATTATCTCCCGCATCCAGATGCTTGCCGGATCGCTATTGTGGAGGGCCGGCCATTGGAGGGTCTCGGTGAATGTGGGAAATGGCAGCGGAAGTTCGATAACCCGCAGGGGGAACGTGTTTTCGAAATGCCTGACCAGCCGCAAGGGCATGGTCGCTATACGAGCTGTGCCGGACACCATAGGTGGAATCATGCTGAAGCCCTGCACGGCGACCTCGACACGTCTCTTAAGGCCATGCTCAAGCAAAAACCATTCCTCGATAGACGGCTTCATCGTACGCCCGAACCTGACCGCGACGTGCCTCATCGACATGTATCTCTCGAATGTAAGCTGCTGTGGCAGCTGCTTGTTTGTGGGACAGCCTACGCACACGAGCTTCTCGTCAAACAGCGGAACGCTTGAATGCACACTCGACGTGAACATATCCGGTAGAATTAGAAAATCGACGTCACCGCGCCGGAGAAGCTCATCGGGGCTATCGTCGACAGGCAGCAGTTCGAAGCTGACGGCGGGGGCTTCCCGTGCAATACGCTCCACAAGCTTTTCGAAAAACACGAGCGTGACGAAATCGGAAAGAATGATCCTGAAGAGGCGATCGGCTCGAGCTGGGTCAAACGGATCCGAAGAAATAATCGAGCACTGGATGTGCTGGAGAGCGTCGCGAACTGCGGGGGCAAATGCTGCCGCACGCGGGGTTAGAAATCGTTCGCGACCTCTTATCGTAAACAGTTCATCGCGGAAATAATCGCGCAGTCGGGCGACGGCCGCACTCATGGCGGGCTGACTCAGGTTGATCCTGCGTGCCGCCGCCGAGAGATTACGCTCCGTCAGGAGTGCGTCGAGCACAACGAGGAGATTTAGATCAAGTCCTTTGAAACGCATGTCATCAGCCATCCATGGGATGGATGCCTTTAACCGAAACAAACGACTTTAACAATTTAGCATTCTTGCAATCTTTTGTCGCAAAAAGTTTATGATGGATGACGTTAAGGTCCGACATATGAGCCGCGTGATCTGCCGAAGCGAGCAATCGTACGTACTGTGCAGGTCAGAGATTGGCGGTTTGAAATGCCGGGCCGATGGCGCCGGGCTATCAACCAGCGTCTTCGGCGGCCCCGACCTAGCAAGGCGTGGTCCGAGGCGACTGATGGGCGGTTTGATCCTAAGCTGCCGTGAGGCCTGTGTTGTATCGGCGAAGCCAATGCAGCAGTTCGGCAGCGTTTTTGAGAGCTGTTGTAGGCTCGGCCTAAGCCCATTGGCGCAAGCCTGTCTGAACGAAGCGCTTGGCCTTGCTGTTATCCGGTGGTGATCTGTGGTGCCTTTTCGTCCTGCCGTTCTTG
Coding sequences:
- a CDS encoding TIM barrel protein; this encodes MRQVSPRFALDHMAAPRLDVSALFALARDQGLTDVQIRYPHFSNPVARGIPAADVRFAATEAGITIISVNALQRFNDWTPTRQAEASNLADYATACGAETLVLVPANRSSWPTNSERQDNLRFALNEIKPILQSRGLIGLIEPLGFRTCSLRSKKEAAEAVAAVDGQSVFRLVHDTFHHTLAGETCLFCELTGLVHISSVNDPTFWIYPDRFLAGSDNGSQIQALLDGGYAGPFSFELVEEVHSLDDLAGALAASIDFIRRGLLSSE
- a CDS encoding LysR family transcriptional regulator yields the protein MRFKGLDLNLLVVLDALLTERNLSAAARRINLSQPAMSAAVARLRDYFRDELFTIRGRERFLTPRAAAFAPAVRDALQHIQCSIISSDPFDPARADRLFRIILSDFVTLVFFEKLVERIAREAPAVSFELLPVDDSPDELLRRGDVDFLILPDMFTSSVHSSVPLFDEKLVCVGCPTNKQLPQQLTFERYMSMRHVAVRFGRTMKPSIEEWFLLEHGLKRRVEVAVQGFSMIPPMVSGTARIATMPLRLVRHFENTFPLRVIELPLPFPTFTETLQWPALHNSDPASIWMREIMMQEASRMAVPL